CTCCTTCAAAGCCTCTCTCCAGGAATCTACTTTTTTAGTGCTCTGCTTCTTCCTGCGCTCCAAATTGAGAATAGCATCCCGATACAATGGGGTTTTCAGCTTGACATCATTAGGTTTCACGTCAAAGAAAATATGTAGGATCTCTTTATTCCCATTTGACTTAGAGGTGTTATCCACAATCTGCCTGAGCTCATGGAGACACCAGTGGCTCGAAGCGTAGGTTCGAGAGAAGATGGGGATATAGATCCTTGAGTCGTTGATTGCTCTCCGGAGTGCTCCATCAATTTTTTCACCAACAcgaagctcttcatcatctcgAAAGACGTAGATACCAGCATCAGTCAAGCTATGGTAGAGGAAGTCAGTAAATCCATCACGAGTGTCGGGTCCTCTGAAGTTCAAGAACACTTGATACACGCTTCCTGACGATGCTCCTGCCTCTGAGCTCCCCATTTTGAACTTTAGCTTTAGCAGCACTCTACCTCTCTCCGTCGTGGGTGAACAAGATAGGCCTTCGCCCTTGGCTGATTGAAGGTCTCAACCACAAACATATCGTGTAAATATATCATGAGTGAGGTTACCAATGATCagagaaaagcataaaaaatacTATCGCAGactattatataattttttttttggtaaagcagACTATTATATAAATTCAGCTAcagaataacaaaaaagaagcaCGTATGTAAATTCCCGCATTATATTCAAACTCCCAATGATCCATATCATTTGTAAGTCGAATTTTTGGAAAGGTTGAGATTAGCCTGCAATCTTCTCATAAATCCACTTGTCTATTCTTGTTAAGAAGCTGATCAGGGAGACTTTGGTCCAATTATACAGGAAGGAACGcaacaaaaatacaaattggtatatcagtccCGACGACCAGATCCGTCCTCGATCGTGGACACCACTCATTCTAAGCAAGGTTTTCATGAAAACGAACTCTTCAAGGCAAATCCAGAACAAGTCAGAAGAGAATCGTACCGTGTTCGTGGTCACTGCTGCCGGGAAAGGGCTTCGTGAAGATGAATATCGATGGCTCCTGGTCCTGGCTAGCCGATTCGTCGGAGGGGTTCGTTGCCGGAGTCGCTCGGGACGACCGGGGGACGTTGATCGCTGGGTTTGAGAAGAAGATCGTGGCCTCCTCTGCTCAGCACTCGGAAAAACTGGAACTCAAAGAAGTGCTTGTCGGTGGCTGTGCGAGGAAAGGAAGCTCGAAGACTTTTAAGTCTTCCAAGCGATCTGTGAGTGCCTTCCAGCTGTATGTACGGTGCATGGGCCCTCCGGTGTTTCATTTTAGACAATCGAATTTTCTCAAATTGTTTCTTGTCGAGAACAAAAAGTGTTTGCCGCAAAATAATAGTtgctaaggaaaaaaaaaaaaatgtctaggACACGGAATTGATCTTAAAGTACTATTCCTACAGCACCTAACCAAATCCACCTACGTTGGGAGAGATAATTATCAAATGagtaataaattttattgtacaaatattaattcaatactattttttaaaaaaattttgctaATATAACTTTAAACCTTTGTACAAAAAATCTAAACTATGCCTACTACGatatatttatcttaaattttttatgacatcaaaaattccaaatttatatttatttcacacattatatttatcacaaacttCTTCTTGTGACATTAACAATTTCAAACTTGTATATATGTAATAGATTTACCCCAAAAATATAGTgtcgcaaaaaaaaattaggattttttatgccagatttttttttttgaggtaaatgtgtcacccTATGACAcatattttagaaattatccgTAAAATTTCTATGCATAGAGTAGCTTGCTTGATGTGTCAACCGTTATCAGGCACAACACTTCCATGCGAACCTAAGAAGGACAATAATGCACTCGAAAAGGGTAAAAAGAAACACCAAGGAAACCCTCGCATGTGCATACTTTATGGAAGTGAAGCAAAGCAATAGTCGACAAAAAGTTGAAGGGAGGCATGAAGTTTCTAATAAATGCCAAACAACTTTATAGAGACTGGGTCGGAAGGTGCCCTTgcttttcctaaaataaataaataaaaataaaaaccaaccTGCCTTTTGAGGCAAGCACATAAAATTCTCTATGGAGGCTTGTtccatttttcaattctaaCCATTAGAAAGGGCATTCGGAAAACACAAACATAATTCAAGGAGGTGGCTTATATTTTGCATATATCTCTGTGCATGCATATGATTTAGGCAATGGGATTATATCACGAATCATGAAATTGGTTGGATACTCTTAATTACTCAATACTCGATATCAATAGGAAACAACATACAACCTATTTTCTATATATCTCAAAGTGTATTAAGAATTTTGATTCAAGTTTAGCTCCCTACATTTTCTAGCACAAGTTGATCTCTTTGAAAGGGATTAAAATGATGACTATATATGTGCAAACACTTTAGAATCTTCAAAAGAGCGGAAGAAAGAATATAGTCAAGGGCTATATCTTAAGAAGGAACAAGCTCAGCTCGTGATTATTCCCTTTAGTCGATCTACATCTCTGATTGGAGGTAAAATCTCTCATTTTCCATAAGCGTATTGAATTGACAcagaaggagaaaaataaatgaagtgcAGGCTATGCTGATGTCATGACGATTGTAAGTGGGGGCAGTTCCGCTATTTTCAAACTCTCAAGCAACCCTCATCAACGGTTCACACCctacgaatttctttttttcttcagtttttgtctccttttatttaggttttctctgattttttaaataatttctttggtCTTTCTTCGCCTCATTAGCACCAATGTAGAAAGAAATTACAAAGCGCCACATCCAATTTTGGAATCTATGTTAGCAAATTTGGTTATGAGTCTGTCATAAAGATTAAATTGTACCCAACAAAAAAcgtttatgacttgattgcacaaattcaaaatttgggaCTTGACTGCATATTCGGCCAAACATTATGGACTTTTTGGTATGATTTTCATTTATAAGAACCTAAAATGAGAATCAGCATAGTGGAtagtaaatatttttataagataataACAAACGAGGGTtactcaaataaaaattcatagtTTGATTTCCATCCTACATTAATCTCTCCCACCGAGAAGAGCTCTACTATTGACTGGTTTTCCCATCTATCTCTTATCTTGATTTGGCATGTCCTTCCACAGCTGTAGAATAAACTTGTAGATTAGCAGCAAAAATAGCATATTGGTTGTGAGGACAAATTTTCACGCCTACAAGCGCAAGGAGAGGGAAATCGCGTGGAGTGGGGTCGCTATTCCAGCCATGCGTGTGTAATGAACACGTGAAAGTTCAACTGTATCTCCTTGTGAAATCCCCCATGTAAGcgcaagaaaaattgaaaacgcGTGGCGCGACTCTATTATATGTTGGCAAAAGCAAAAGGGGACAGACTCGTGCATGATTTTTATCTCTTTAGTGTTTTTCCACAactttttgtttgtctttttgacaATTCAACTCAAATGTAAGTCGATGAAGGTACCTGTGCCTGtcctaaaggaaaaaaattgaagtatcTTTTGAGTCAAGCACATAAATTTCTCTGGTGGGTTGTCCCATTTTTCAACTTCAATTATGCAAAAGGCATCCTGAAAACACAAACATAACCGTTGAGAGGTGCCGCAGAAGTAATCTAAGGTATTTGGACTATATCACGACTCATTGAATTGGTTGCATGCACAAAgcatcaaatattcaataagaaaaaaaaaaccaaaacctcTTTTTGTATATCTCCGTGTGTGCGTATAATTTGTTTCATGTTTAGCTCTCTCCATTTTTCAGTATAAGCTAAGCCAACGAATCATAAAATATTAATGAAATATATAACTTACAATTTAATATAGCTGAGCCTCACaataaaggaaattaaaatGCCTAGGTTCAACAAACTGATCATCCGTTTAAAAATAGGACTCGTGTGTAAAccaatttggtggaaaatttcTATGCGATATAATCAGTTATTtcagctctaataccaaataATTCGAGACAATAAGGAGAAGAAGTGAATCAGAAGCGGAAAGGGGATGCCAAGATCAACAATTGAcaacaaagaagagaaagaaataatttgtgaaattgattgatGCTCTCAAAAAAATCAGATACTCAATAtcaaacaacataaaaaaaaattaatatatctcCATACCTGCATATAATTTGGTTCAACTTTAGCTCTATCCATTTTTTGGCATAAGTTGACCTATTTGAAAGGGGATAAAATGCCAACTATGTACGtataaatattttagaattagagagagagagagagagagagagagagagtagacaAAAACTACATCTTTAGGAGGAATAAGCCTAACTCGTGATTACTTCCTTCAATCGGTCTACATCCCTGAATTGAggtaaaatatttcatttttcataagcTCTTTGAATCGACATAACATTCTAAAAAATCAAGctatatgatttaatatttgaCAGGCTTGTGCCAACTAAAATGAATAGGATGATgaggataaagaaaaagaagtgtaGGCTCTGCTCATTGACATTATAGTGGGGGCAGTTCTGTCGTCCCCAAACCCTCTAACAGCCCTCACCGATGGTTCCACTCTCTATGACTTTCAGTTTTATCtggtctttgtatttttttcttcaatttttaattttttttaattttcctaaCGTGGGGCCACATTAGCACCACATCAGAGCCATGTAtgttaaaagaaattacaaaatgcCAAGTCAGATTTTGGCATTTATGTTAGCAAATTTGACCATGAATTTGCCAGCAGGATTATATTGCACTCAATGAAAACCGTTTAGGATTTATTtgcataaatttaaaatttaggacttgattgtataTTCGATCAAatgttttgaacttttggtGTTTCACTTACAAAAGCCTAAAACGAGAATCTAGTAAGATAAGAAAATTTCACTTATAAGTACCAATTACTAAGATAAAAATTCTAGTTTAATTTGCACCTTCTATTGGTCTCGCCAATTGAGAAAAACTCCGCTATTGACGAGTTTTCCAATGCATCTCTTTTCTTGATTTGGCTTATCCTTCCCAAACTTTAGAATAATAAACTTGTAGATTAGCAGCTAAAATAGCACATTGGCTGTGAGGACAAATTTTCACACCGACAAGCGGCTGGCACAAAATCTATATGGTACAATATGTGTTCTTGGTTGTCATGTTCCATCGGTTAAGCGAGATTGACAATTTTCTCATTGATTTTTGACTCACTAACCCTTGCAAAACTTGAACATGGCGCACCCATTTCTTTaactttttgtcatcataagaCTCACTAAAACCATATTATAGTTGAAAAAGCCTTCAACACAATTTAATCAATGCTTTTGGCTCtaatattaaataatgcaggaTGAATATagttctgataccaattgatgaAGAACGTAACTAGAAGGAGAAGACGTCAAGATTGGTAATGGATAGAAGAGAATAGAAATACAGGAGAGAACACAAAAAtcgatattaatttaatattcaatCAGTCTCTTGTTTTAATTGTGATCACAAAGCTAGCTTTGAAGGATATTGGATATCATATATGTCTCTCGTCCATGATTGTCCATGATTGTCCATGTTTAAACCTATTAAGTTGATAGATAAGTCTCCCATAAGCTCAAATTAGTACAAGGCGATTTAAAATTGTGCAAGGTTAGCCAGCCGCCATCAAGACGGACAATAACACTAGCATCAACCGAATGGGACTGCCTAGTAGTCCAAATTGAAGTTTTATCCCCCTCAAAACAAGATTAAATTTGGATCGATCTTAGAGATGGCACAGTTTTTAAACATGATTAAAATGTAAGAGTAAAGTTAAGATGGAATCCCGACAGAGAAGTGAATCCTCCCAAAAAGACTTGAAATGCAAGGGATAAAATAAAGCCAATTTCTTTGGCTGTAAAAGTAATAATAGGCCACTTTAGTCGAGCCATGTCCAAGTAATAAACACACGAAGCTTTCGCTCAACTCCTCGTGAAAGCCCCACGTAAATGCAGAGAAAGTGAAACGGGTGGCTCGATCCCATTATAtgtgggaagaagaaaaaaggaggcATGTTTCTGACGTTATCTTTCGTGTTTTTCCACAGCctttctttttgacaattcaACTCAATTGCGAGCAAGTGGACGAAGTAcacatataaaataagaaaggaaagagacaCGAAGAGGGCAGGAGACTCTTGCAAGGGGGTCGAAACTTTTTGAGGCTTCTTAGTTGCTAGGATGTTAAGCGGTAAATGAGAGGAAATTGTAGGGGTAGGTAAACACAATGATTTTGAGTCCTCTTTTGTAACCAACCATGACCTTAAGTCCACTCTATTTGGTTTTCTATATTTGCAAGAGAAACTTTAAAGTATTTAATTGCTAGAAGCTAGATTTCACTTGATCTAGTAACATCTATTCATATATCCTGACAGAAGATTCAAAATATGACAAGATAAGAGTCATATTTTCCTTCGTGAATGGAGGAAATTTTCTCCAGCTATGCCTCTTATTATTAGATTATAAGTCATAGATATCCCTCATATGGAAACTAAACTAAATAAGAATGCGGGTGATGTCTATATTTTTCACTCACTAATCAGAGGTATGGTTTCCTCCAACTATGGACAGATGAAAAACATGGCTTTAATAATAGTGTACAGCAATTTATTGCCGTAATTATGTATTTATTATGAAAAGGCATCAGTCA
Above is a window of Eucalyptus grandis isolate ANBG69807.140 chromosome 9, ASM1654582v1, whole genome shotgun sequence DNA encoding:
- the LOC104418382 gene encoding toll/interleukin-1 receptor-like protein; this translates as MGSSEAGASSGSVYQVFLNFRGPDTRDGFTDFLYHSLTDAGIYVFRDDEELRVGEKIDGALRRAINDSRIYIPIFSRTYASSHWCLHELRQIVDNTSKSNGNKEILHIFFDVKPNDVKLKTPLYRDAILNLERRKKQSTKKVDSWREALKEVGAIKGWEAKKYKGQGELIKLVVEEVVKKLKIKQKSQDRTFNWNR